The Antarcticibacterium flavum genome contains the following window.
TTGGAATTCCCCGTCATTTATAGCGTCTATTCCTTTCTGCACAAGATCAATGTGCCTCTCCTTTTCTTTCACCGCACTGGAATTTGAATAATCCACTCCGGGTGATAACTGCAATTCTTCAGTTTCGGAAAAAACCGTTTCCAGGAACTTCGACTTTTCCTGCGGAATTAAAACCGCTTCCTGCCGGTCATCAAATGGGGCAAACAGGAATCCACTTCGGGAGAAATCAGTAGTTTTATAAACATCCAGGTAATCTTGCAACAATGCTTTGGTGCTTCCCGATCTTGAAGCCGGATCTTTATAAGCTACAAAGGGAAAATTCCTCTCCATTTGATCTTTAAGGGTGCTAAAAAATTCTTTAGGATCTGTCATTACTTTTTCTTTGGGAGAGCGATGGTTGTAAGTTTAACCACAGAAATAAGATTATCTTCCACATCTGTGATCCTGATGTTCCATAGCTGGGTGGTACGCCCTTTATGCAGGAAACTGGCTTTGGCGTAGACATCACCTTCAGAAATACTTTTTAAATGATTTGCAGAGATCTCAATGCCGCGGATAAAATATTCTGAAGAATCCAGGAAAATATGAGAAGCCACACTTCCCACGCTTTCTGCCAGGGCAACAGTAGCTCCCCCGTGAAGCACCCCGTCCGGCTGATGAACTTTGGAAGTCACCGGCATTTTTGCCACTACATAATCGTCACCTATATCTGTAAATTCTATATTGAGAGTGTCCATCAAGGTATTTTTAGACATTTCATTGCATTTTGCAAGGATTTCGTGTTTCTCCATTCCACTTAAGTTGTTTACTTTGTAAAAATACGAAAGCATTCAGTAAGTCTTACTAAAGTTTTTCTAACAGAAAAAGGAGCCGTTTTTCAGCGACTCCTTTGTCTTTGATTGGGTAATTAATTTATACTCAAACTCTCAGATGAGACCTAAGTTTCCAGTGGCATTTAGACTCCAGCCGCGGATCCTATAGTTAAAGTCGAGAACCCACCTTACCAAGTTATGGTAAGCACATATTCCCCTGAATGATTTATATGAGCATCGCCAACAATTAGGCGATAATTTCCGCTTAAAGGGGCATTATTCAATACAAGTTGGGTGGACTCTCCGCCAGAAGTCCATGCATGACTGACCACATCACCTGTTGGAGAAATCAAACGAATTTCTGGAGTAAGTTCCCCTGAAGTTCTCGCTATGGTAACCTGAATGAAATTACCCGCATTAGCAGAAAAACTCCACTGGTCGAGATCCCCCAGAGCAATCGAGCCTGAGTGGTTAGCCCCATTAGTAAGAATACCTCCGTCATCACCCGCTGGAACCACAAAATCCTCCGGTGCATGAGCTAAACGAAGCACATAATCCCCACTGCCATTGATGTGGGCGTCTCCTACTATTACACGGTACGTTCCGCTTAACGGGGCATTATTCACAACGAGTTGAGCGGTCTCACCGCCAGAAGTCCAAGCATGGCTGACCACATCACCCGTAGGGGAGATAAGACGGATCTCTGGAGTTAAGTTTTCCGAAGTCCTCACTATTGTAACATGTATGAAATCGCCCTCATTTGCTGAAAAGCTCCATTGGTCAAGATCTCCTAGAGGAATGGAACCCTGTTGGTTCGCCCCATTAATAAGAGCGCCACCCTCATCAGCCATAGGTATTACGAAATCTTCTGGGGAATGAACTAAACGCAGCACATAATCACCACTACCATTAGTGTGGGCATCTCCCACAATTAGACGGTAGTTTCCGCTTACAGGAGCATTATTCACAACGAATTGGGCGGTCTCACCACCAGAAGTCCAAGCATGGCTGACCACATCACCTGTAGGAGAAATTAGTCGGATCTCTGGAGTAAGGTCTCCCGAGGTCCTAACTATTGAAACGTGGATAAAATCACCTTCATCCGCCTTTAAAGTCCAGGTATCTAGAGTGCCCAAAGCAATATTTCCTGTATGGTTTTCCCCGTTAGTCAGTGGTCCACCACCCTCTCCAGGAGTTCCGGTAGTTTCACAAGCATCGCCTATGCCATCACCATCAGAATCTGCTTGATCAGGATTAGCTACTTCAGGACAATTATCGCAGGCGTCACCTACACCGTCACCATCAGTATCTTCCTGGTCGGGATTGGCAACATTGGGACAATTGTCTACATCATCTGCAATACCATCACCATCTGCATCCTCTATTTCACCTTCTTCGCAGGCATCGCCTATACCATCACCATCAGAATCTGCCTGATCGGGGTTGGCTACTTCAGGACAGTTATCGCAGGCATCGCCTACACCATCACCATCTGTATCTTCCTGGTCGGGATTGGCTACATTGGGACAATTGTCTACATCATCTGCAATTCCGTCACCATCAGCATCTTCAATCTCATCGTCTTCACAGGCATCGCCTATACCATCCCCATCAGAGTCAGCTTGATCCGGGTTTGCTACTTCAGGACAATTATCACAGGCATCGCCTACACCGTCCCCATCTGTATCTTCCTGATCGGGATTGGCTACATTAGGACAATTGTCTACACCATCAGCAATACCATCACCATCAGCATCTTCAACCTCTCCATCATCACACGCGTCTCCAATGCCATCGCCATCAGCATCTGCCTGATCCGGATTCGCTACTTCAGGACAATTATCGCAGGCATCGCCTACTCCATCACCGTCTGTATCTTCCTGCTCCGGGTTTGCTACATTAGGGCAATTATCTTCTTCGTCACTAATTCCATCCCCGTCTGCATCACCATCTTCTCCGTTTCCCGGATCGACATCATCACCATCACAACCAAATCTTAGGTGCTCATAATCTACATTATCCTCACCATCAAAATTGCCATGAATGTCATTCCTGTTAAGGGTTCCCTGGATAACCGTATTGGTGACATCTCCATAAACTCCTTCCCAGTCCAGCAAATTGATCTCGAAATAGATATAATCTTCGTCATCTTCAAATTCCGGAAGGTCCGGCAGTGCTACACATAACGGACTGGCAGAGGGATCTTCACCTTCAGTAGAAACAACATTTTCTAAACCGGAATACAGGACAGAACCACTATTATCTGTTCCCAGCCAAATATCAACTGAGAAAGCTGCCGGGAAATGCCTGCCTATATCATTACAATAATTTGCAAAGAAGCAGAATGTAACAGCCTGGGTTGGATTTAGATCGAAAAATAAATATCCATATTCGTTGACATCTCGATCGTCGTAACATAACACCGAAACATCCACATATTTTTTAACCCCGGCATTGAGATCTATAGTCAGAGGTAAAGGAGATGCAACAAAACCTGCCAGAGCTCCCCCTCTGGGTGCCAGCCAAATTAATTCTCCACCGGCATTATAAACCGCGAAGTGAGCTAAGATATAGGTCCCGGGATCCAGTTCCAGTTCGGGAGCTTCTTCAGTAAAGATCTGGCCCGAAACCAGATCAATACGAAATGGATCCCCTGAAGCCCCCACGACCTCTGTCTCATTCTGTAATAAAATAATTTCTACATAGGAAGGCTCATCATCTGTACAAGTGGGTAATTCACTTACTTCCTGTTTCGTGGCTGTCCTGTTGGCAACCATATCATTTAAGATCGCACTAAAAGAAATGCTGGCCTTTTCCTCCTTGAGAGGATTAACGTCATCTTTGCTGCAATAGGTAAACAGCAGCAAGAAACCTGCAATAGCAGTAAAATACTTTATAAAATTTTTCATGATTAAATTAATACAATACAATAGTTAGGATGCACTTATATCTTTATGCAGCGGTTGCATTAAAGAATAAGCATAATTATCATATGGGAGGTGATCACTGGGCGTACTCCTGCATGCACCCATTTAGAAGTCCGGGTAGGGAAGGACATCGGGTCTTATGTGAAGAATTTTATAAAATTCGGTAATAAATTTAATCTTATTTTAATCCCGACTTCAATAGGGGAAATCCCTTAAAAATTAAAAAATACTATTTCAATATGCTGTTTTTCAGATATTTATATTGAATATCTGGATACTCATTATAAAGAAACTGTTTTGTTTTTCAAATTGACATTAATAATCTGAGTATTTCAAATCAATATTTTATACTTTCCGTTTTAATTAGAAAAAATATGAATCCAGCCGAAAAAAAGGTTTCTTACGAGATAAGTAATACCTACAGTACTCTTAATGATCTTACAGCTACAACGAAAAACGTGTGGGTGGTCCTGCACGGGATAGGATACCTTAGCCGATATTTCCTTAAATATTTTAAAAACCTGGATCCTGAGGATAATTACATCATCGCCCCGCAGGCACAGTCAAAATATTATCTCAACAATGAATATCGTCACGTAGGGGCCTCCTGGCTCACAAAAGAGAATACAGAGCCTGAAATTGAGAATGTACTTAATTATCTCGAAGAAGTCTACACGGCTGAGGCTCTTCAAAACGCACCAAAGCTTATCCTGTTTGGCTACTCCCAGGGAGTATCGGCCGCCACAAGATGGGTTGCCCGAAATAAGGTGGAATGCTCCCACCTTATCCTCCACTCCGGCGGACTTCCGAAGGAACTGGAACCTGAAGATTTCGAATTTTTAACCGACACCAGGGTTACTTTGATCTACGGCACCCGGGATGAATATTTGAACGAAGAGCGGCTTAAAACAGAACATGCCAGGGCAAAAGAATTATTTGGAGACCGCCTGGAGATAATTTCCTTCGATGGGGGGCACGAGGTGAATACAGAAATCCTGGAGAAGATCGCCAAAACTATTTCTTCTGAATAAGCCTCCCTTATGAGAAAATCTGTTCTAAAGGAAAAGCCGGTATCGATACTAAAAAGTATTGGACCCGGATTTCTACTTGCAGGTGCGGCAATTGGTGTTTCCCACCTGGTGCAGGCAACCCGGGCCGGAGCAGATTATGGGTATGTTCTTATTTTGGTCCTGGTGATCGCCTGTGTTTCCAAATACCCCTTCCTGGAATTCGGTCCCCGGTTTGCCGCGGGAACAGGGGATCACCTTATCACAGGATACAGGAAAATGGGCAAATTCCCTTACCGGGTCTATATTCTTATCACGCTTGGTAGTATGTTCATTATCCAGGCAGCTGTCACAATTGTAACAGCCGGCCTGGCAGAACGTTTATTTAATCTGGGGCTAACACCTTTTCTCTGGAGCCTTATAATTCTTGGCTCCTGCATTGCCCTATTGCTTATAGGGAAATACCCGGGGCTGTATAAAAGTATGAAGGTGATCGTTTCCCTGTTAACCCTCGCAACTCTTGCAGCTGTGCTAATGGCATTTGGTGCCGGCACTACAGAAAAAGTTATCACCCATGAAACTCCTTCCCTATGGACCACTGCCAGCCTGGGATTTATAATCGCTTTTATGGGCTGGATGCCCATTCCCCTTGACGCTTCTGTATGGCATTCCATCTGGACCAAAGAAAAAGCCTTTCAAAATAAACAGGAGATCTCTGTCAAAGGAGCTTTTGCCGACTTTAACGTAGGATACCTCTCTGCCGCGTTTATTGGTTTGCTCTTTTTTTTACTAGGAGTCCTGGTGATGTTTGGCAGCGGAACTTCTTTTTCTTCCAACAGTGTTGAATTTTCCTCCCAGCTCATTAACCTCTACGGACAGACCCTTGGAAACTGGAGCAAACCCCTCATATCTGTTGCGGCTTTTATTACCATGTTCAGCACAGTCTTAACCGTAACAGATGCTTATCCGCGTGTGATTTCTGAACTTAAAAAACCTCAAAAAGAAGCGGAATATTCAAAGCAGGACAAATGGAAGGTGTACAAAATATCTATTTTCATAATCCCGATTTTATCATTGTCCCTGCTGTTTTTGTTCTCGGGTTCCTTCACTCTTCTGGTAGATTTTGCCGCAGGACTCTCATTTCTCTCCGCACCCTTTCTTGCCTGGTTTAATTATAAACTGGTAACGGGAAAACAGATGCCGGAGGAGCACCGGCCGGGCAGATCCTACAGGATCTTTAGTATGATTTGTTTTGGATTGCTGGTGGTGTTTAATTTGGTGTATTTGTATTATGTGTTTTTGATGTAGACAGTATAAAAGTTTTCCTTTAACCATCAAGAATATTAACTCCCTAGCACCTCAAAATACATTTTTCCTTCTGGTATCGATATAGAAAAAAATCTACGATTGACAGATATTATCAAAGTTTATTTCTCCCGTAACTTCTTAAAAAGGTGGCAATTTTATCCCTCTTTCATAAGACCGCCTTTTCTTTTTTGCATCGCCCAAAAAAGAAACAAAAAAGTCTAGGCTTACGAAAGTTTATCTAAATTTTTCATTCGGTGGCTAAATTTTAGGAACTCGCGGGCAAATGAATTAAAGCGAGATTAATCCGTTTCGCTCAAACAGCCTAAAATTCTTAACGCCACTCTCATTTCAAATTTTACGATAAACTTTCGTAGGCCGGAAAAGACCTTCTAAAGAAAAATTAACTCAAATTGATGGTTCTTTTACATCATCACCTCACGCTAATAAAATATTTAATGGGATGTCGAATGACCATTCGGTACTAAATTAAATTTTAACTTTTAAAAGCTCCTTCCCTTTTTTCAAGGGAAGGTGGATTGATTGGCACCTAAGATTATCCTAATTAACAAAATTATGAGCCAATCTAGACGGAAGGCTTCAGGCGGGGAAGAATTGTTCTTGCATTTCTAAATAAGTGCGTACGCTACCAACTGCTTTTAAGATAAGATTTTTTGAACAACAAAAAAGCGCAACCCATTTCTGGATTGCGCTTCATTTTATTTAAGTTTTAAAGAGATCCCTCCTTACGTCGGGATAAGCGATTAGCTTACTTCACCTCTTCAAAATCTACATCCTCAACATCGTCGCCTTGCTTAGAGTCTCCTCCTGCGCCCGGCTGACCGTCCTGGGCTCCGGCTCCCGGTCCACCTTGTGGCCCGCCTGCTCCCGGCTGCCCGCCTTGCTTGGCCTGTGCTTTGGACATCTCTCCAGATTACTTTCAAGATTCGTTGATCGTAATAAATTTTGGGGAGATAACTTTTTTTCCCAGATATGGTTAAAACTTATGATATCCACACCATCCCTGAGGCAAAATAAACCCATTTATTCCCCTCTTTTTTAAATATTATCAAAGAACCTCCCTCATTACTTGACAAATAAAAAATCGCGTAGTTCAAAGATCTATCAAATGCTGGGCTCGACAAGGATAACATTGAGGTGCCAGAATCAACTATATTCTTTTTATCTAATATTTCTGTCCATTTTTCAATTCTAAAACTCCGGGAACTTTTTTGTAGAAATTCAATTTCTTCCTTAAACAAGTTCTCAAAATGCACAACATCAGATTCATTTTTGATATTAAAATTTTGAATCAGGCTCAAATGGAAAGGGTTAATTAAATGGGACCAATGCTTACCTTCATAATTTTGTAAGATTTTATTATTAAAATGAATACCTCTGTTCTCGAATCCGTCGAAATAGGAATTTAAAATAGCTTGAGTCTCCTTTCTTTCCTGAACATTCCGATTGCTCACCTGAGATTTACAAGTAATAAAGCTGCCCAGTATCATCAATAATATAAGCGATTTAGTTTTCATTAATTACAGTTATTGGTTCCTTGAGCTTGTCCTGTGGCTGGAGAAAGTGCCGAGCCTTCAGCTATGTTGGCGTCTTCTATAGCCTGTTGTGTGTTTTGATCTAAATCGTCAAAAGCAGTAGTGCCCAACATAGCTCCTGACCAACTTAAATAATTATAATATTCGTGATTTACCAAACTGCTGTTATCCCAAGATTCCAAAGAATTCGAAATAGCACTCACAAACTGTTGGGTCATAAGGATATGTTGAGCTGTATTTGGATCATTATTATTTGCTGAAAGTAAAGTCCTCAAGGAGTTGGAAAGGTTACTAAACATTTCTTCTTGATAAATATAAGAAGTATAGGCATGTAAGCTTTCGTGGATGATAGTACGAGCAACAGACAAGTCGGTAGAATTACTAATATAATCGGAATCAAGGGTAATGGTAAAATTAATTATTATTTGGTCATTTGGATCACGTTTTGGATCAGTATTGGCATTAACTCTTTGACCATCATCATTAGGAGGTAAATTTTTGACGTCAAAAATTAAATTATATTTATCTGACTGATTAAAAATTTTTAAAATATATCCGGTGAGGTTTAATTCCTCCTTTACAAAAGCTGGCATTTCTCCTAAATCTATATATTCCTGATCATTCAACATTTTCTTAATTATATCTTTTACACATTCTTTCATGTTGGTAGTGTAAATTATCTGTTCCTCAAAATCCACTTCCCCGGCGGCCATCCAGGCATCAATTGCTTCCTTGCCAAAATTTTTATCTGAAATGGAGTTAATACTATTTAAATAATTGTTTAACTCTACTAATTGATCATCTGTAGCCTCGTATAGCAACCACTCTCTTTCCGGTGAATCTGAAGTTAATTCTAAAATCTCTGAAATTTGTACTATTGCACCAAAGCGCATCATTGGAGCCGTCATGATCTCTTCTCCATCTACCGTTTCATTATTATCCCCTGGGGAACCGCTTCCATCTCCTCCACCTCCCAGAGGATTTGGTTCATCCCAATCATAAGTGCCATCTGAATCTCCCGGGCTTTGAGGATAACCAGGATTGTAATTAGTATCTTCAGGATAATCCTCTGGACCTGAGGAGCCGCCCGAGCATAACAAGTAACACTTCTGGCATTAAGGTAGGTATCGAAAAAGTTACCCATATTCATATTGTGAACAGGATAATATTTTACTTTATTTTTTAAAGACACCTTTCCGCCTTGGTTTATGGAAAGTAATTCGGGAAATTTTAAATTATATTGGACAATAAAAGGTTGAAACTCCCCTCCATTTTTTGAACTCAAAACAAGGTTGTAAATTGCTTTTCCCTGATTTTTAAAAGTAATCGGAAAAGTATAGGATTGATAGTCTTGAATTTTCACAAAACGTGTCTCATCTCCTACAATTTGAAAATCCGGATTTTTAATAGCTCTTTTGCTTTCTACTGGTATAGGCTCTATTAAGAACTTATCCAATAAATCTGAAATTAAATTATTCTCTCGTACGGTGGAAATTTTCACTGATGTTACAACAACTTCAGGAGAGTTTTTTCCTTGAGTTGTTTGTTGTAATTCCTCCTTTTGGCAACTACAAAAAACCAAAAAAATTGATAACACTAGGGGTTTAATAATGGAGGGGGGGGATTGTAAAATTTTCATTTTTTATTTTTAAAGATTAGAAAAAATGCATTTTACAGTAGGGTGCTAATGCGTGAATTTGATATTTGCTAATATTAATAGATTCCTAAAGGAAGGCAATTTTTTAACATTTCTTTAATGATATTTTTTCCAAAGCAAAAATCTCAGTTCTGAGTATAGTTTTATCTTTTATCAGGAACAGCGACTCATAAAGTTTTGCTATTCAGACTTATAAAAATAAAAAAACGCAACCAAATTAATGATTGCGCTTCTTTTTTTATAAGTCCTTCCCAATTATGGAAAGTATCTAGAATTATGTGTTATTTCACCTCTTCAAAATCTACATCTTCAACATCGTCACCCTGCTTGGAGTCTCCTCCTGCGCCCGGCTGACCGTCCTGAGCTCCGGCTCCGGGTCCACCTTGTGGTCCTCCGGCTGCTCCGCCCTGGGCTTCTGCCTGTGCTTTGTACATCTCTTCAGATGCTACTTTCCAGGCTTCGTTGATTTTATCTAATGCAGGCTGAATGGTTTCAACTTCTTTGGTTTCATATGCCTTCTTCAGTTCTTCCAAAGCATCTTCGATTGGCTTCTTCTTATCATCCGAAAGTTTGTCACCAAACTCTTTCAGTTGTTTTTCTGTCTGGAAGATCATTCCATCAGCTTCATTCAGCTTATCTACTTTTTCTTTTGCCTTCTTATCGCTTTCAGCATTTGCTTCAGCTTCCTGCTTCATCTTTTGGATCTCTTCTTCAGTAAGACCTGAAGAAGCTTCAATTCTAATATCCTGAGATTTACCGGTAGCTTTATCTGTGGCGCTTACCTTGATGATACCATTGGCATCAATATCAAAAGTCACTTCGATCTGAGGTGTTCCTCTTGGTGCCGGGGGAATTCCGTCAAGGTGGAATCTACCAATAGTTTTATTATCGGCTGCCATTGGACGCTCTCCCTGTAACACGTGGATCTCTACAGAAGGCTGATTATCGGCCGCAGTGGAGAAAGTCTGTGATTTTTTAGTTGGGATCGTAGTGTTAGATTCAATAAGCTTAGTGTTCACACCACCCATTGTTTCAATACCAAGAGAAAGAGGTGTTACGTCAAGTAACAATACATCTTTTACATCTCCTGTTAATACACCACCCTGGATAGCTGCTCCAATTGCAACAACCTCATCCGGGTTCACA
Protein-coding sequences here:
- a CDS encoding NRAMP family divalent metal transporter is translated as MRKSVLKEKPVSILKSIGPGFLLAGAAIGVSHLVQATRAGADYGYVLILVLVIACVSKYPFLEFGPRFAAGTGDHLITGYRKMGKFPYRVYILITLGSMFIIQAAVTIVTAGLAERLFNLGLTPFLWSLIILGSCIALLLIGKYPGLYKSMKVIVSLLTLATLAAVLMAFGAGTTEKVITHETPSLWTTASLGFIIAFMGWMPIPLDASVWHSIWTKEKAFQNKQEISVKGAFADFNVGYLSAAFIGLLFFLLGVLVMFGSGTSFSSNSVEFSSQLINLYGQTLGNWSKPLISVAAFITMFSTVLTVTDAYPRVISELKKPQKEAEYSKQDKWKVYKISIFIIPILSLSLLFLFSGSFTLLVDFAAGLSFLSAPFLAWFNYKLVTGKQMPEEHRPGRSYRIFSMICFGLLVVFNLVYLYYVFLM
- a CDS encoding PaaI family thioesterase; translation: MEKHEILAKCNEMSKNTLMDTLNIEFTDIGDDYVVAKMPVTSKVHQPDGVLHGGATVALAESVGSVASHIFLDSSEYFIRGIEISANHLKSISEGDVYAKASFLHKGRTTQLWNIRITDVEDNLISVVKLTTIALPKKK
- a CDS encoding alpha/beta hydrolase gives rise to the protein MNPAEKKVSYEISNTYSTLNDLTATTKNVWVVLHGIGYLSRYFLKYFKNLDPEDNYIIAPQAQSKYYLNNEYRHVGASWLTKENTEPEIENVLNYLEEVYTAEALQNAPKLILFGYSQGVSAATRWVARNKVECSHLILHSGGLPKELEPEDFEFLTDTRVTLIYGTRDEYLNEERLKTEHARAKELFGDRLEIISFDGGHEVNTEILEKIAKTISSE